One genomic region from Aliarcobacter cryaerophilus ATCC 43158 encodes:
- a CDS encoding c-type cytochrome, protein MKSMVIGGIILIIALMAGTYFVAGDAFISDDYINALTFLGAAAIITISTFVVLKYINQMKNDTASGELADEKWDGIGEYKNPVPTGWAIAFVIAIVWMFWYFTVGYPINGFSQIGQWNEETNEYNAKFEQKWTNPNEQTLKAMGQSIFLVQCAPCHGVDAEGIAGKAQDLTKRMSKDQVEYTIRNGSNHLTEAYPGGMPPMMLSEDADIKEVSAYVANGFKGEQPVAYATCAACHGDNGEGMPMVGPNIKSYDDSLVTAVLKQGKKGLLGHMPSFNERLNETQEKALASYIRSLGDK, encoded by the coding sequence ATGAAATCTATGGTTATAGGTGGAATAATTCTTATCATCGCATTAATGGCAGGAACTTACTTTGTTGCAGGTGATGCTTTTATTAGTGATGATTATATCAATGCATTAACATTTTTGGGAGCAGCTGCTATTATTACTATTAGTACGTTTGTTGTTTTAAAATATATTAATCAGATGAAGAATGATACAGCAAGTGGTGAGCTAGCTGATGAAAAATGGGATGGAATTGGTGAATATAAAAACCCTGTTCCAACAGGTTGGGCTATAGCATTTGTTATTGCAATTGTTTGGATGTTTTGGTATTTCACAGTTGGTTATCCAATTAATGGATTTTCTCAAATTGGTCAATGGAATGAAGAAACAAATGAATATAATGCAAAGTTTGAGCAAAAATGGACAAATCCAAATGAGCAAACTCTAAAAGCAATGGGACAGTCTATATTTTTAGTACAATGTGCTCCTTGTCATGGAGTTGATGCAGAAGGAATTGCAGGAAAAGCTCAAGACTTAACAAAAAGAATGAGTAAAGATCAAGTTGAGTACACAATTAGAAATGGTTCAAATCATTTAACTGAAGCATACCCAGGTGGAATGCCTCCAATGATGCTTAGTGAAGATGCTGATATTAAAGAAGTTTCTGCTTATGTAGCAAATGGATTTAAAGGTGAGCAACCAGTAGCTTATGCAACTTGTGCAGCTTGTCATGGTGATAATGGAGAAGGAATGCCAATGGTAGGTCCAAATATTAAATCTTATGATGATTCTCTTGTAACAGCTGTTTTAAAACAAGGTAAAAAAGGTCTTTTAGGTCATATGCCAAGCTTTAACGAAAGATTAAATGAGACTCAAGAGAAAGCTTTAGCTTCATATATTAGAAGTTTAGGAGATAAGTAA
- a CDS encoding CcoQ/FixQ family Cbb3-type cytochrome c oxidase assembly chaperone → MDYETLMTFQGYAKFFLILVVFILFYSYAFSLYRRQKKGERDFEKYSKLVHDDSSVSVPLEERDIKKVIGNKEK, encoded by the coding sequence ATGGATTATGAAACACTGATGACATTTCAAGGTTATGCAAAGTTCTTTTTAATATTAGTAGTATTTATATTATTCTACTCTTATGCTTTTTCCTTGTATAGAAGGCAGAAAAAAGGTGAAAGAGATTTTGAAAAGTATTCTAAACTTGTACATGATGATTCAAGTGTTTCTGTTCCTCTTGAAGAAAGAGATATTAAAAAAGTTATAGGTAATAAGGAGAAATAA
- the ccoN gene encoding cytochrome-c oxidase, cbb3-type subunit I, with protein sequence MQNSAQIEYDYSVAKCFTFTTILFGIIGMTIGVVLAFQLAFPELNYLAGEYGTFSRLRPLHTNGVAFGFTLSGVFAGWYYISQRVLKVSLKESPFLMVIAKLHFWVYFITILLAVVTLFMGITTSKEYAELEWPLDILVVVFWVLWGISVFGIIGIRRERTLYISIWYFIATFIAVAMLYLFNNMEVPTALVSGYGSWIHSVSMYAGTNDAIIQWWYGHNAVAFVFTTPIIALIYYFLPKESGQNIYSYKLSILAFWGLLFVYLWAGGHHLIYSTVPDWMQTMGSVMSVVLILPSWGSAINMLLTMKGEWNQLQSNTVIKFMVLASTFYMLTTLEGPIQSIKSVNAIAHFTDWIPGHVHDAVLGWLVFMIMAALFHMVPRMFKREIYSKSLMETQFWLQTVGIILYFTSMWIAGITQGMMWRAYDEYGSLVYSFIDTVTVLHPYYTIRAVGGLMYLIGFFMFAYNIYKTIRCGRVLDKEPVNATPVAA encoded by the coding sequence ATGCAAAACAGTGCACAAATTGAGTATGACTACTCTGTTGCTAAGTGTTTTACATTTACAACAATCTTGTTTGGTATCATTGGTATGACAATTGGTGTTGTACTTGCTTTTCAATTAGCTTTTCCAGAGCTAAATTACTTAGCAGGAGAGTATGGTACTTTCAGTAGATTAAGACCATTGCACACAAATGGTGTTGCTTTTGGATTTACACTGAGTGGGGTTTTTGCTGGTTGGTATTATATATCGCAAAGGGTTTTAAAAGTTTCATTAAAAGAGTCTCCTTTTTTAATGGTAATTGCAAAACTGCATTTCTGGGTATATTTTATAACAATTCTATTAGCTGTTGTTACTCTTTTTATGGGTATTACAACTTCAAAAGAGTATGCAGAACTTGAGTGGCCACTAGATATTCTAGTTGTTGTTTTCTGGGTTCTATGGGGTATTTCGGTATTTGGTATTATTGGAATTAGAAGAGAAAGAACTTTATATATTTCTATTTGGTATTTTATTGCTACATTTATAGCAGTTGCAATGCTTTATTTATTCAATAATATGGAAGTTCCAACTGCACTTGTAAGTGGGTATGGTTCTTGGATACACTCTGTTTCTATGTATGCTGGTACAAATGATGCTATTATTCAATGGTGGTATGGACACAATGCTGTTGCATTCGTATTTACTACTCCTATTATTGCATTAATTTACTACTTCTTACCAAAAGAATCAGGTCAAAATATTTATTCATATAAACTATCAATCCTAGCATTCTGGGGATTATTATTTGTTTATTTATGGGCTGGTGGACACCACTTGATTTATAGTACTGTTCCAGATTGGATGCAAACTATGGGTTCTGTTATGTCTGTTGTTTTAATTTTACCATCATGGGGATCTGCGATTAATATGCTTTTAACTATGAAAGGTGAGTGGAATCAGTTACAATCTAATACTGTAATTAAATTTATGGTTTTAGCTTCAACATTCTATATGTTAACAACACTTGAAGGACCAATTCAGTCTATTAAATCTGTTAATGCTATTGCACACTTTACAGATTGGATTCCAGGGCATGTTCATGATGCAGTTTTAGGATGGTTAGTATTTATGATTATGGCTGCCTTATTCCATATGGTTCCTAGAATGTTTAAAAGAGAGATATATTCAAAATCATTGATGGAGACACAATTCTGGTTACAAACAGTTGGAATTATTTTGTACTTTACATCTATGTGGATTGCAGGTATTACTCAAGGTATGATGTGGAGAGCTTATGATGAGTATGGTTCATTAGTTTACTCATTTATTGATACAGTTACGGTGTTACATCCATACTATACAATTAGAGCGGTTGGTGGTTTAATGTACTTAATCGGTTTCTTTATGTTTGCTTACAACATCTACAAAACAATTAGATGTGGTAGAGTACTTGATAAAGAACCAGTAAATGCAACTCCAGTAGCTGCTTAA
- the ccoO gene encoding cytochrome-c oxidase, cbb3-type subunit II, producing MFHWLEQRPFFFAVMVFIFVSFAGVIEAIPDFAKQARPTVGTKPYSVLELTGRHVYIKDSCNACHSQLVRPFKSETDRYGMYSLSGEYAYDRPFLWGSKRTGPDLMRVGNYRTTDWHENHMRDPKAVVPGSIMPAYEHHFTNIADIETAYAEAYTVKTVFNTPYDQEGMPKLGTWEEAKAAALLEAKAIAADMKDEKVKQAVANGEVPEIVALIAYLNSLK from the coding sequence ATGTTTCATTGGTTAGAACAAAGACCGTTTTTCTTTGCGGTAATGGTATTTATATTTGTTTCATTTGCAGGTGTAATTGAAGCAATTCCAGACTTTGCAAAGCAAGCAAGACCAACAGTTGGTACAAAACCATATTCAGTGTTGGAATTAACAGGAAGACATGTTTATATTAAAGATTCTTGTAATGCATGCCACTCTCAGTTGGTAAGACCATTTAAATCAGAGACTGATAGATATGGTATGTACTCTTTAAGTGGTGAGTATGCTTATGATAGACCATTTTTATGGGGATCAAAAAGAACTGGTCCTGATTTAATGAGAGTTGGAAATTATAGAACTACAGATTGGCATGAAAACCATATGAGAGATCCAAAAGCAGTTGTTCCAGGAAGTATTATGCCTGCATATGAGCATCATTTTACTAATATTGCTGATATAGAGACTGCATATGCGGAAGCTTATACTGTAAAAACAGTATTTAATACTCCATATGATCAAGAAGGTATGCCAAAACTAGGAACTTGGGAAGAAGCAAAAGCTGCGGCTCTTTTAGAAGCAAAAGCTATTGCTGCTGACATGAAAGATGAGAAGGTTAAACAAGCTGTTGCAAATGGTGAAGTTCCTGAAATTGTTGCATTAATTGCATATTTAAATTCTTTAAAATAG